A single genomic interval of Aphidius gifuensis isolate YNYX2018 linkage group LG6, ASM1490517v1, whole genome shotgun sequence harbors:
- the LOC122858982 gene encoding uncharacterized protein LOC122858982 produces MMEDDDQEELRYTTGSDVEIEEYTDTEESTYPVYQQSDKLFDIDSPCWQNFIFLITLSIVIVSITASIISYPLYHESISAASSAYAGLLFTAFSMTCILGVICFIVEKISPPPALIPNSMRIKIPRCSLVKISVIYAFAGILMNLSLDQNRVLCHLQDPIKGITLVFSLVYYFIFSRKMMSLQRIFSSTTIIVGLFISVDYGLCDEFRCRGREVPAHAVTLRGTWGIRAVWTVIYVVALATFALFFTLLEVHFSNGQRNNCRMLSIQNNSFLYTVSRLVSSRDIRRRGSEEEGGRLLHVTDPDPTIKQKHYPKPPVLKTLFHIHVVAFIVILAFSWIDTVPGIGRGLSPNDLYKTIVHGFKCHFWGGTTCSNVANHGWIFIFSYTVFFISSVNFLEMCESAVFTVAAMSTSLPLTGIWWSIYKMDIDANKAMIIWSPGVTGELICALLGLPIVLLGLGLLVRSHFRDCQQNYQKITPDLHRDICQR; encoded by the exons ATGATGGAAGACGATGATCAAGAAGAGTTACGTTATACAACTGGAAGTGATGTTGAAATTGAAGAATACACTGATACTGAAGAATCAACGTATCCAGTTTATCAACAATCAGACAAGTTGTTTGACATTGATTCACCTTGTTggcaaaattttatttttctcatcacGCTCAGCATTGTCATTGTCTCAATCACAGCCTCCATAATCAGCTATCCACTCTATCATGAGAGTATCAGTGCAGCATCAAGTGCATATGCAG GATTACTCTTCACCGCATTTTCAATGACCTGTATCCTCGGTGTCATCTGTTTCATTGTCGAGAAGATCTCACCACCACCAGCACTCATACCAAATAGcatgagaataaaaattccaCGTTGCAGTCTTGTCAAGATAAGTGTTATATACGCATTTGCTGGAATTCTCATGAACCTCTCGTTGGATCAAAACCGAGTACTCTGTCATCTACAAGATCCCATCAAGGGCATAACTCTTGTTTTTTctcttgtatattattttatattttcacgaaaaa tgaTGAGCTTGCAGCGAATATTTTCAAGCACAACAATTATTGTTGGATTATTTATAAGTGTTGATTATGGTCTTTGTGATGAATTTCGTTGTAGAGGTCGTGAAGTTCCAGCTCATGCTGTGACATTGAGAGGAACATGGGGTATTCGAGCTGTTTGGACTGTTATTTATGTTGTAGCACTTGCAACATTTGCGTTATTTTTTACACTATTGGAAGTACATTTTAGCAATGGT cAAAGAAATAATTGTCGTATGTTATCCATACAAAACAATTCTTTTCTTTATACTGTATCAAGATTGGTGTCATCACGTGACATTAGACGAAGAGGATCAGAGGAAGAAGGTGGTCGTTTATTGCACGTTACTGATCCTGATCCAACAATAAAGCAAAAACACTATCCAAAACCTCCAGTACTCAAGACACTTTTTCACATTCATGTCGTTgcttttattgtcattttggCATTCAGTTGGATCGATACTGTGCCAGGAATCGGCAGG GGCTTAAGTCCAAATGATTTGTACAAGACAATTGTACATGGTTTCAAGTGTCATTTTTGGGGTGGTACTACGTGCTCAAATGTTGCAAATCATGgatggatatttattttttcatatactgtattttttatatcatctgTTAATTTTCTTGAAATGTGTGAAAGTGCTGTTTTTACAGTTGCAGCAATGAGTACTTCATTGCCACTCACTGGTATTTGGTggagtatttataaaatggatATTGATGCAAATAaag caaTGATTATTTGGTCACCTGGTGTTACTGGAGAATTGATTTGTGCATTACTTGGTCTTCCTATTGTTCTTCTTGGTCTTGGATTACTTGTAAGATCACATTTTCGTGATTGccaacaaaattatcaaaaaattactcCAGATTTACATCGTGATATTTGTCAGAGATAA